The Halomicronema hongdechloris C2206 genome includes a window with the following:
- a CDS encoding cache domain-containing protein, protein MLQRSRFAIAQLGDTNRPTAAAQPSPSPSVPLPPRLAEPPSYLWLVLMPLIPLLGGGFTYLKRRLLPLSVREWDRLMIVGITYLPLMGLALAGVTAFVAYGLLRGHLKQPALEALERIIDRKHQTLDSWFTQQRQALQTLANTTTVQTKAVALLQSNGAAASTAQALDDYLSDFEGFGTSCPTITLLDRQGIVVFATDSRWQGRQRPRVSGVTRPLAAPPYLYISPLTEQPHMTLKAPIVNDGGEFVGVLAVDLDLGDLHTRIHQPLPDPLTVDRSWGLQTETYLVGQPPQLEQAILPGHPQGRADASAHRHRFTRVSSWAVQRVLAGIDGSGTYLNHDNIPVIGAFRWADQYNLALVAELTQAQVFQPARQLTTGILGGGIVLTAVLSVGLYPLKRRLQRRVDKAVKQFPPSSIKSSSH, encoded by the coding sequence ATGCTCCAAAGGAGCCGCTTCGCGATCGCACAATTAGGGGATACCAATCGTCCTACCGCCGCCGCCCAACCCTCCCCGTCGCCGTCTGTTCCCTTGCCGCCTCGCTTGGCAGAGCCTCCGTCCTATCTATGGCTAGTGCTGATGCCCCTGATTCCCTTGCTAGGGGGAGGATTCACCTACCTGAAACGACGGCTGCTGCCGCTATCGGTTCGGGAGTGGGACCGCCTCATGATCGTAGGGATTACTTACTTACCCCTGATGGGGTTAGCCCTGGCCGGTGTAACTGCCTTTGTCGCCTATGGTCTGCTGCGAGGTCATCTGAAACAACCGGCTCTAGAGGCGCTGGAGCGCATTATTGATCGCAAGCATCAGACCCTAGACAGTTGGTTTACCCAACAACGTCAGGCCCTACAGACGCTAGCGAACACAACTACGGTCCAGACCAAGGCCGTGGCCCTGTTGCAATCAAATGGGGCGGCAGCCTCGACGGCCCAGGCCCTAGATGACTATCTGAGTGATTTTGAGGGCTTTGGGACCAGTTGCCCTACCATTACCTTGCTAGATCGGCAGGGAATCGTTGTCTTCGCGACTGACTCCCGTTGGCAAGGTCGCCAGCGACCTAGGGTCAGCGGGGTGACTCGGCCATTGGCCGCCCCGCCCTATCTCTACATTTCCCCCCTGACGGAACAGCCCCACATGACCCTGAAGGCTCCCATCGTCAATGATGGCGGGGAATTCGTCGGGGTGCTGGCGGTAGATCTCGATCTTGGGGATCTGCATACCCGCATTCATCAGCCGTTGCCTGATCCGCTAACTGTCGATAGATCCTGGGGACTGCAGACCGAGACGTATCTGGTGGGACAACCCCCACAGCTGGAGCAGGCGATTCTGCCAGGTCATCCCCAGGGACGGGCAGATGCCTCGGCACACCGCCATCGTTTCACGAGGGTATCGAGTTGGGCCGTGCAGCGGGTCTTAGCCGGCATCGATGGCTCGGGAACCTACCTCAACCACGACAACATCCCTGTCATTGGTGCCTTTCGCTGGGCCGATCAGTATAATCTGGCCTTGGTGGCTGAACTCACGCAAGCTCAAGTATTTCAGCCGGCTCGCCAGCTGACTACCGGGATCCTGGGCGGTGGCATCGTGCTCACCGCAGTGTTGTCTGTGGGGCTATACCC